From Nitrospirota bacterium, one genomic window encodes:
- the ubiA gene encoding 4-hydroxybenzoate octaprenyltransferase produces MTESSSSAPESSLLTPRLSWSAITRLVRLQNQTGTWLLMFPTLWSLVLAARGLPPLRLFAIFVAGSFVMRSAGVVLNDLADRSFDRHVARTLIRPLASGELSVAHALLVLALFLSLAGILVLLLDPFTILLSPIAVLLAALYPFAKRVIHVPQAMLGIAFGWGTVMAWAASRGTIEGPAWCLFAATVCWAIGYDTIYALQDVVDDRRIGVKSSALLFGSSTWIAVGTAFGAMLLLLGLAGWLAHIGWVYYALLMAMGMWCGRQALQLRGAIPAPIAFRMFQQHVWVGAAIGAAMVAGFLL; encoded by the coding sequence ATGACCGAATCTTCTTCATCGGCACCGGAATCGTCCCTGTTAACGCCACGGCTCTCCTGGTCGGCCATCACCAGACTCGTTCGCCTCCAGAACCAAACCGGGACCTGGCTGCTCATGTTCCCCACGCTCTGGTCGCTAGTCTTGGCGGCTCGCGGTCTGCCTCCGCTCCGGTTATTCGCGATTTTTGTGGCCGGCTCCTTCGTGATGCGCAGTGCCGGAGTGGTGCTGAACGATCTGGCCGATCGGTCTTTCGACCGGCACGTAGCGCGCACGTTGATACGGCCCCTCGCGTCCGGTGAACTGAGCGTCGCCCATGCCCTGCTGGTCCTCGCCCTCTTTCTCTCCTTAGCCGGCATACTCGTGTTACTGCTCGACCCCTTCACGATCCTCTTAAGCCCCATTGCCGTCCTGTTAGCCGCCCTCTACCCCTTTGCGAAACGTGTCATTCACGTGCCGCAAGCCATGCTGGGGATCGCCTTCGGCTGGGGCACAGTCATGGCCTGGGCCGCCTCGCGAGGAACGATTGAAGGGCCTGCCTGGTGCCTCTTCGCGGCGACGGTCTGCTGGGCAATCGGGTACGATACGATCTACGCCTTGCAAGATGTCGTGGACGATCGCCGAATCGGCGTGAAATCCTCGGCGTTGTTGTTCGGTTCGTCCACGTGGATCGCCGTCGGCACGGCCTTCGGCGCGATGCTGCTGCTATTGGGACTCGCAGGCTGGCTGGCCCACATCGGCTGGGTCTACTATGCCCTGCTCATGGCCATGGGAATGTGGTGTGGGAGGCAAGCCCTGCAGCTCAGAGGGGCCATACCGGCCCCTATCGCCTTCCGCATGTTTCAACAACATGTGTGGGTAGGAGCCGCTATTGGGGCTGCAATGGTCGCGGGATTTCTGCTCTAA
- a CDS encoding c-type cytochrome: MKAARLQVLGMVGGLVGVWAMVIGGCANEQQQKGKELYSHYCMHCHGENGRQNEGFNWSSMPDPKPKDLSNKSEMGTFKDEDIFNTVSRDMKDTSPGGDKIGDDDFAVPTMPTFKYTLSEDEIWAIVGYVRGLHGMKLEFKVEERKNELAALLQTAQGKSDQAKQAYDAAEKKASDEAEKKSAELKKDVDADESSYAKELAAMVQAKKELDAAQAALNNFSTRPGKGLNIARPDLTTKPEQVAELVELGKRLYSNKYGCNGCHSLGEEGGKVGPALDRAGFRLNGTWIYRWVKNPQAMKAETRMPALGLSDADAKAVTMYLGTLRAPKPDAPIEKPAG; encoded by the coding sequence ATGAAGGCGGCTCGCCTACAAGTATTAGGAATGGTGGGGGGACTGGTTGGCGTCTGGGCCATGGTGATCGGGGGCTGTGCCAACGAGCAGCAGCAGAAGGGCAAGGAACTCTACAGTCACTACTGCATGCATTGTCACGGCGAGAACGGCCGCCAGAACGAGGGCTTCAATTGGTCCTCGATGCCGGATCCGAAGCCGAAAGATTTGTCGAACAAGTCGGAGATGGGAACCTTCAAGGACGAAGACATTTTCAATACTGTCTCACGCGACATGAAAGATACGAGTCCCGGTGGCGACAAGATCGGCGACGACGATTTCGCCGTGCCGACCATGCCGACCTTCAAGTACACCCTCTCCGAGGATGAAATCTGGGCCATCGTGGGTTATGTCCGAGGCCTCCACGGCATGAAGCTGGAGTTTAAAGTCGAGGAACGGAAGAACGAGTTAGCTGCGCTGCTCCAAACGGCCCAAGGCAAGTCCGATCAGGCCAAGCAGGCCTATGACGCCGCGGAGAAGAAGGCGAGCGACGAAGCGGAGAAGAAGAGCGCAGAATTGAAGAAAGACGTCGATGCCGACGAATCCTCCTATGCCAAGGAATTGGCTGCCATGGTGCAGGCCAAAAAAGAACTCGACGCGGCCCAGGCTGCGCTGAATAACTTCTCCACGAGACCAGGCAAAGGCCTGAATATCGCCCGCCCGGATCTCACGACGAAGCCCGAGCAGGTTGCCGAATTGGTCGAATTGGGCAAGCGGCTCTATTCGAATAAGTATGGCTGCAACGGTTGCCATAGTCTCGGTGAAGAGGGTGGCAAAGTGGGGCCGGCACTCGACCGAGCAGGATTCAGATTGAATGGGACCTGGATCTATCGGTGGGTCAAGAACCCGCAGGCCATGAAAGCCGAAACCAGGATGCCGGCACTCGGGTTGAGCGATGCCGATGCCAAAGCCGTGACGATGTACCTCGGGACCTTGCGTGCGCCGAAGCCGGATGCTCCGATCGAAAAGCCGGCAGGCTGA
- a CDS encoding ethylbenzene dehydrogenase-related protein has translation MTQRLNYIVPTVAVGAWLAMGLLAVQPGSAEEKSAATVQAESTLQSVSVSAPMVKGALPVDDPNAAVWSSATLARFPMSPQVHWPNRILEATVRDLNVRALHDGTNVAILLEYTDPTEDPDDAAAIEFMVGDKKAHFAHGQPMAQVEGGPVNIWFWKNKDGKALDMNAKGFGTLKVQTHQDVKAKGAYANGTWKVVFTRPLATEHPDEDTQIATGGFINISFAVWDGKKDASGELKEKGSQKAVSSWWYFRAEAPPDYSGYYYALLAVGLALGFQFVLIRKLKKGQSA, from the coding sequence ATGACACAGAGACTGAACTACATCGTTCCGACGGTTGCGGTCGGTGCATGGCTTGCCATGGGATTGCTGGCTGTGCAGCCTGGCTCTGCCGAGGAAAAGTCCGCGGCCACCGTTCAGGCTGAATCAACCTTGCAAAGTGTTTCGGTCAGCGCCCCGATGGTGAAGGGCGCTCTGCCGGTCGATGACCCGAATGCGGCGGTGTGGAGCAGCGCCACGCTGGCGCGATTCCCGATGTCGCCGCAAGTCCATTGGCCGAACCGTATTTTGGAAGCGACGGTCAGAGACCTGAACGTGCGTGCCTTACATGACGGAACGAACGTCGCCATTCTCTTAGAGTATACGGACCCAACGGAAGATCCGGACGATGCCGCGGCGATTGAGTTTATGGTGGGCGACAAGAAAGCTCACTTTGCGCATGGCCAGCCGATGGCGCAGGTGGAAGGCGGCCCGGTCAATATCTGGTTCTGGAAGAACAAAGACGGCAAAGCGCTGGACATGAATGCCAAGGGTTTTGGCACGCTGAAAGTTCAGACGCATCAGGACGTGAAGGCCAAAGGCGCCTACGCGAACGGAACCTGGAAGGTGGTCTTTACGAGGCCCCTCGCCACGGAACATCCGGATGAAGATACGCAGATCGCCACAGGCGGATTCATCAATATCTCCTTTGCCGTCTGGGACGGTAAGAAGGACGCGAGCGGCGAACTGAAGGAGAAGGGCTCACAAAAGGCGGTCTCCTCCTGGTGGTATTTCCGCGCAGAGGCACCGCCGGATTATTCCGGTTATTACTATGCGCTCCTCGCCGTGGGCTTGGCTCTCGGATTTCAGTTCGTACTGATCCGCAAGCTAAAGAAAGGGCAATCAGCATGA
- a CDS encoding cytochrome c: MGGSLLKPVILIGIVYAILKFVVPNIPGSAPLPASLIFLYLMLTTSGIVIFATLSGESKDAFWNPIQRFLTGENIGGLQVLRYGVLLLFPLMVGWQTYSSTATSDAPPSENRTIHPAPPGEYTGLSNPVPKTPDTIQQGKGFYAAFCSPCHGGNFDGKGPAARGFNPPPANFSDPTTIAMLQESYLFWRIKKGGVGLPIEGMPWKSAMPRWEVELPDEWIWKIIMGEYDGAHQAPRTWE, from the coding sequence ATGGGGGGCTCGTTGCTTAAGCCGGTCATATTGATTGGGATCGTCTATGCGATCTTGAAGTTTGTGGTGCCCAATATCCCTGGTTCGGCGCCGCTGCCGGCCAGTCTCATCTTTCTGTATCTGATGTTGACGACATCGGGCATTGTCATTTTCGCCACGTTGAGCGGAGAGTCGAAGGATGCGTTCTGGAATCCGATTCAACGGTTTCTGACAGGAGAGAATATCGGCGGGTTACAAGTATTGCGGTACGGCGTGCTGCTGCTGTTTCCCTTGATGGTCGGCTGGCAAACCTATAGCAGCACCGCAACCAGCGATGCGCCGCCATCGGAAAACCGAACGATTCACCCGGCTCCGCCAGGGGAATACACCGGCTTGTCGAATCCCGTTCCCAAGACACCGGACACCATCCAGCAGGGGAAGGGCTTCTATGCCGCGTTCTGCTCTCCTTGCCATGGTGGAAACTTCGATGGGAAGGGGCCGGCAGCCAGAGGATTCAATCCTCCCCCCGCCAACTTCTCCGATCCGACGACCATCGCCATGCTGCAAGAGAGCTATCTCTTCTGGCGCATCAAGAAGGGTGGCGTCGGTCTCCCGATTGAAGGCATGCCATGGAAGTCCGCGATGCCTCGCTGGGAAGTCGAGCTTCCTGACGAATGGATCTGGAAAATTATCATGGGCGAGTACGATGGCGCGCATCAAGCGCCGAGGACCTGGGAGTAG
- a CDS encoding cytochrome c yields MSEVVKLQLIGLTVVGCGALILLLVRAQFVRVIGFVAIVLGLFTLVALSVPQMASLPPVEEKFDIATVKTPTDMATIGQKIFFSKGQCALCHTIGPSESARCPDLKGIGAKLSREFLFESLTQPQAYIYLDYRHGGQPKEYPARMPYINKNPIGLSKNEILSVIAFLQQMSGEPISVNVAELEVPGQAPAAPVKVAQSGPVAVAQAH; encoded by the coding sequence ATGAGCGAAGTTGTCAAATTGCAGTTGATTGGGCTGACGGTAGTCGGATGCGGGGCTCTGATCCTCCTCCTGGTCCGCGCCCAATTCGTGCGGGTCATTGGATTTGTCGCGATCGTACTCGGTCTCTTTACGCTCGTCGCCTTGTCGGTGCCGCAGATGGCGTCGTTGCCCCCGGTGGAAGAGAAGTTCGACATCGCCACGGTCAAAACGCCGACCGATATGGCGACCATCGGACAGAAGATTTTCTTCAGCAAGGGCCAATGCGCGCTCTGCCATACCATCGGCCCGAGCGAGTCCGCCCGATGCCCTGATCTCAAGGGAATCGGGGCCAAGTTGAGCCGTGAATTTCTGTTTGAAAGCTTGACGCAACCGCAGGCCTATATCTATCTCGACTACCGCCATGGCGGCCAGCCGAAGGAATATCCAGCCAGGATGCCCTACATCAATAAGAACCCGATCGGGCTTTCCAAAAATGAAATTCTATCGGTCATCGCATTCCTGCAACAGATGAGCGGGGAGCCGATTTCCGTGAATGTGGCTGAACTCGAAGTGCCGGGACAGGCGCCTGCCGCTCCGGTGAAGGTCGCTCAATCCGGTCCAGTGGCCGTGGCGCAAGCGCACTGA
- a CDS encoding cytochrome ubiquinol oxidase subunit I has product MQQQGGWIQRLLQAGRGHGGMFSALLWAVGLLSLPALAFGADVAPAAATEYRDIPYIGSRNLVWVVAQLHLLLAGFVLGVPIFAWLCEVVAWKTGEKRYDKLAKEFTKLLTSAYATTALFGGILLFLLISFYPKLMNYLTDIFFPSFIVYCLLFLVETATLYLYWYGWDAMQDGHKKTFHIFLGFMLNFFAFFIMIVPNSWATFQASPVVLAEGSDIARAWAATWNPTWWPVNIHRLIANVVLGGYICGAYAGIRYLSARNAEERDHYDWMGYVGNFIGVFGLLPLPFAGYWLMREIYQYNQQMGITLMGGFLSWLFILQAMLIGVLFLGSNYYFWLGITYRIPGSELKYRKSMLSMLIILLLCLGVWMTPHSLVASLEEARKMGGTHHPLLGVFGVMSAKMTVSNLMILVTFMSFIMYWRAGKEETAGWAKAAKALMSALLVLAGIAVVVLGVWGYFVPAIIRINYFSTSQVMIVLFVMLTITPLTALLLKSAKTTTEMVWGKMPPRAGYALVLNAIMVILLMTLMGYARSSSRVHWHVYGVLRDSSQYAFSPALGYAAGIMALNTFLFCMIVAFIFWVATMSDKAKASHS; this is encoded by the coding sequence ATGCAACAACAGGGTGGATGGATTCAGAGACTTCTCCAGGCCGGCCGCGGTCATGGGGGGATGTTCTCAGCGCTGTTGTGGGCCGTGGGCCTGCTCAGCCTTCCCGCGCTGGCCTTTGGCGCAGATGTCGCACCGGCCGCCGCGACCGAGTATCGCGACATTCCCTACATCGGCAGCCGCAACCTCGTCTGGGTTGTCGCGCAGTTGCATTTGCTGCTCGCAGGGTTCGTCTTGGGTGTTCCGATTTTCGCCTGGTTGTGCGAAGTCGTGGCCTGGAAGACGGGCGAAAAGCGCTATGACAAACTTGCGAAAGAGTTCACCAAGCTCCTGACATCCGCCTATGCCACGACGGCGCTCTTCGGCGGCATTCTCTTGTTCCTGCTGATCTCGTTCTATCCCAAGTTGATGAACTATCTGACGGATATTTTCTTCCCGTCTTTCATCGTCTATTGTCTCCTCTTCCTGGTGGAGACCGCCACGCTGTATCTCTATTGGTATGGCTGGGATGCGATGCAAGACGGCCACAAGAAGACGTTCCACATTTTCCTCGGCTTCATGCTGAACTTCTTCGCGTTCTTCATCATGATTGTGCCGAACTCCTGGGCGACCTTCCAGGCCAGTCCGGTTGTGCTCGCCGAAGGCTCCGATATCGCCAGGGCCTGGGCTGCGACCTGGAATCCAACCTGGTGGCCGGTAAACATTCACCGTTTGATTGCGAACGTGGTGCTGGGCGGTTACATCTGCGGCGCCTACGCCGGGATTCGCTATCTCTCTGCCAGAAACGCAGAAGAGCGCGATCACTACGATTGGATGGGCTACGTCGGAAATTTCATCGGGGTGTTCGGTCTCTTGCCGCTTCCCTTTGCCGGCTACTGGCTCATGCGCGAAATTTATCAGTACAACCAGCAGATGGGCATTACGCTGATGGGAGGCTTCCTCTCCTGGCTGTTCATTCTGCAGGCCATGCTCATCGGAGTGCTGTTTCTCGGATCGAACTATTATTTCTGGCTGGGAATCACCTATCGTATTCCAGGCTCTGAGTTGAAGTATCGGAAGTCGATGTTGTCGATGTTGATTATCCTGCTGCTCTGCCTCGGCGTCTGGATGACGCCCCACTCGCTCGTGGCGAGTTTGGAAGAAGCGAGAAAAATGGGAGGAACCCACCATCCGCTGCTTGGCGTGTTCGGCGTCATGTCGGCGAAGATGACGGTCTCGAACCTCATGATTCTCGTCACGTTCATGAGCTTTATCATGTATTGGCGCGCGGGCAAGGAAGAGACCGCCGGATGGGCAAAGGCCGCGAAAGCGCTGATGAGTGCGTTGCTGGTCCTCGCTGGTATCGCGGTCGTCGTCCTGGGCGTCTGGGGCTACTTTGTGCCGGCCATTATTCGGATCAATTACTTCTCAACGTCTCAGGTCATGATCGTGCTCTTCGTCATGTTGACGATCACGCCATTAACCGCGCTGCTGCTGAAGAGCGCGAAGACCACGACGGAAATGGTCTGGGGCAAGATGCCTCCGCGGGCCGGGTACGCGCTGGTCCTCAATGCGATCATGGTCATCCTCCTGATGACATTGATGGGATATGCCAGGTCGTCATCGCGCGTCCATTGGCATGTGTATGGTGTGCTTCGGGATTCCTCGCAATATGCATTTTCACCGGCGCTGGGTTATGCAGCCGGGATTATGGCCTTGAACACCTTCTTGTTCTGCATGATTGTCGCGTTCATCTTCTGGGTAGCCACGATGAGCGATAAGGCGAAGGCATCGCACAGTTAA
- a CDS encoding cytochrome bc complex cytochrome b subunit, whose translation MSHTPSPSAPTTILEKVIDFVDERVGLKLLAAKMLNEPVPGGSRWAYVFGSVLLFIFIMQAVTGVLLMFYYVPTADHAYASTQYILHDVDYGWFLLSYHFWGSTAMVVCVFAHISQVFLWGAYKKPRELVWLVGLGLFGIVMGFGFTGYLLPWDQRAYWATTVGVEILDKTPLLGDFMARFLKGGATPGQMTLSRFFVIHVMVLPAALMGLAGLHLFLFRSAGPAGPFRGTPEELKAKTDYFFPRQIWKDIVGMAAVFACICALAFWEPVVLLEEATPDPGDYHPEPEWYFLFLFQLLRLKMFSGEMGQMLGAMVLPGAFMALLAALPFFDRDPERNIFKRPIALIGWVVVMAAILIFTISAIINREFLD comes from the coding sequence ATGAGCCACACCCCTTCTCCTAGCGCACCAACCACGATCCTTGAAAAAGTGATCGATTTTGTCGATGAACGGGTCGGCCTGAAGCTCCTGGCCGCCAAGATGCTCAATGAGCCGGTCCCTGGCGGCTCTCGTTGGGCCTATGTCTTCGGGTCGGTGCTGTTGTTTATCTTCATCATGCAGGCGGTCACGGGCGTGCTGCTGATGTTCTACTACGTCCCCACCGCCGACCATGCCTACGCCAGTACCCAATACATTCTGCATGACGTGGACTACGGCTGGTTCCTGCTGAGCTACCATTTCTGGGGTTCCACGGCCATGGTGGTCTGTGTGTTTGCGCATATTTCCCAAGTCTTTCTCTGGGGCGCCTACAAGAAACCCCGTGAGCTGGTCTGGCTGGTCGGGCTCGGTCTCTTCGGTATCGTCATGGGGTTCGGTTTCACTGGTTATTTGCTGCCGTGGGATCAGCGAGCCTATTGGGCCACGACGGTCGGTGTAGAAATTCTCGACAAGACGCCGCTGCTCGGCGACTTCATGGCGCGATTCCTCAAGGGAGGCGCAACTCCCGGCCAAATGACGCTGAGCCGGTTCTTCGTCATCCACGTGATGGTGCTCCCTGCAGCCCTGATGGGGCTGGCCGGGCTGCATTTGTTCCTCTTTAGATCGGCCGGACCGGCTGGTCCATTCCGGGGCACTCCGGAAGAACTGAAGGCGAAGACCGACTACTTTTTCCCACGGCAGATTTGGAAAGACATCGTCGGCATGGCGGCGGTTTTTGCCTGTATCTGCGCCTTGGCCTTCTGGGAGCCTGTGGTCTTATTGGAAGAGGCGACGCCTGATCCGGGCGATTATCATCCGGAGCCGGAGTGGTACTTCCTCTTCCTGTTCCAGTTGCTGCGACTTAAGATGTTCTCGGGCGAGATGGGCCAAATGCTCGGCGCCATGGTGTTGCCGGGAGCGTTTATGGCGCTGTTAGCCGCCTTGCCCTTCTTCGACCGCGATCCCGAACGGAATATTTTCAAGCGCCCCATCGCCCTGATCGGATGGGTGGTGGTCATGGCTGCGATCTTGATCTTCACGATCTCTGCCATTATCAACCGAGAGTTTTTGGACTAG